The DNA segment TAACAACTTCTAATTTGGTTTTagttcttcacaattaaaataaaaatatgcataaaaaatgaaagactcctagaacactaagaacatcAGACGCAAGCGAAAGcgataagagaaaaaaaatttgaCAGAAAATGGATTTCATAAAGTGAAATTTAAAGTGCTTATGAGGAGCCCAACTTcagtgaaggaggttcaacaacTGACGGGGCGAATGGCAGCATTGTCAAGATTCGTATTAGCTGGTAGGGAAAGGGGGCATGGGCAGAagaagtgccaaggattgtatgggcttaccacaccatgcctcaatcctccaccatggagacaTCTTTCAACCTAGTGTATGGATCGGACGCCATGATCCCGGTAGAgatacacgaaagctcgccccatttcctaggtttcatggcggaagagtccaacgaagaaaggagggtgaAACTGGACCTGATAGACGAAGCCAGAGAAGAAGCGAAAATTAAGGCtgaggccgtgaagagaagagtggagcgtcaATACAACTCCAAGGTGAAGATACGACAATTCCAGTTCGGGGAtttggtcatgaggaaggctcacccttaCGAGATAGAAAGTAaactgtctcccaagtggactggaccgttcagagtaaACAAGGCCAAAGGGAATGGGTCATACAAGCTAGAGACTCTAGAAGGaggccccatcccacgtagttggaacgcgacaaatttgaagttttatttcagttaagattttgtaaaggggcactctttttccctctcgcgggttttttaatgaggtcacccaaataaagaaaaggaaagtttaTAGATATATTTGCCTCAGTTTTTCCTTGCCTTGTAAAACctaagataaaagaaaaagacaatatCGACGAGGCGTCGCCAAAGTAAGGTGTCGCCGAGACGAGGCTTCGACAAGAAAGGACGTCGCCCAGAGAAGGCGTCGCTAAGATAGCAATGCCAAGATAAGGCAtcgccaggacaaggcgtcgccagaagTAGGCATCGCCACCAGGTAATCAAGCGAAAGTCAAGCCTGGAGCGAAATAACAAGATATCAGcgtaagttaaaatccgggcacttaatccttgagcaggggttaaggatTCCTctgggacgccccctcctcaagtatgaacagctagccccggtgcTAGATATCAGcgtaagttaaaatccgggcgcttagtccttgagcaggggttaagggattcccttgggacgccccctcctcaagtatgaaaagctagccccggtaccagatatcagtgta comes from the Phaseolus vulgaris cultivar G19833 chromosome 8, P. vulgaris v2.0, whole genome shotgun sequence genome and includes:
- the LOC137824956 gene encoding uncharacterized protein, whose amino-acid sequence is MPQSSTMETSFNLVYGSDAMIPVEIHESSPHFLGFMAEESNEERRVKLDLIDEAREEAKIKAEAVKRRVERQYNSKVKIRQFQFGDLVMRKAHPYEIESKLSPKWTGPFRVNKAKGNGSYKLETLEGGPIPRSWNATNLKFYFS